A single region of the Thermococcus zilligii AN1 genome encodes:
- a CDS encoding 50S ribosomal protein L15e: MGMYKYIREAWKSPKKSYVGELLRKRMIQWRRDPVVTRIERPTRLDRARSLGYQAKQGYVVVRVRVRRGGRKRPRWKGGRKPSKMGMVRYSPKKSLQWIAEEKAARKFPNLEVLNSYWVGEDGMYKWFEVILVDPHHPVIKSDPKIAWIAGKAHKGRVFRGLTSAGKRSRGLLNKGKGAEKVRPSIRANDGRGK; encoded by the coding sequence ATGGGAATGTACAAGTACATTAGGGAAGCCTGGAAGAGCCCCAAGAAGAGCTACGTCGGCGAGCTCCTCAGGAAGAGGATGATCCAGTGGAGGAGGGACCCGGTAGTTACGAGGATCGAGAGGCCGACGAGGCTCGACCGCGCCCGCTCTCTCGGCTATCAGGCGAAGCAGGGCTATGTTGTAGTCCGCGTCAGGGTCAGGCGCGGAGGAAGGAAGAGGCCCAGGTGGAAGGGCGGAAGGAAGCCGAGCAAGATGGGTATGGTCAGGTACTCGCCGAAGAAGAGCCTCCAGTGGATCGCTGAGGAGAAGGCCGCGAGAAAGTTCCCCAACCTCGAGGTCCTCAACTCCTACTGGGTCGGGGAAGATGGCATGTACAAGTGGTTTGAGGTCATTCTCGTTGACCCGCACCACCCGGTCATAAAGAGCGACCCGAAGATAGCCTGGATAGCCGGCAAGGCCCACAAGGGCAGGGTCTTCAGGGGACTCACAAGCGCCGGAAAGAGGAGCCGCGGCCTGCTGAACAAGGGCAAAGGCGCTGAAAAGGTCAGGCCCAGCATAAGGGCCAACGATGGCAGGGGCAAGTGA
- a CDS encoding PrsW family intramembrane metalloprotease encodes MGALEWLVFFAYVPVLILLWYFYHEDKLEPEPKKYVIGTFLLGATLSVGVAFVVEALLTPRWGIGGYLLPAGAFYLALVAGVVEEPSKALAILFPFRAGQMDGIMDGVVYGVAAGLGFAATENFLYGLGYGLQVTVFRALLTPFAHGTWSAIVGVGYGLVAEGKGDSVGGFLLTAMVLHFLWDYFAFLSIAVPAYDIILILLLFVNVALLRYLLIMGRAEDEQKAWYYLLRRMWG; translated from the coding sequence ATGGGTGCGCTCGAATGGTTGGTTTTCTTCGCCTACGTGCCCGTTCTCATCCTCCTCTGGTACTTTTACCATGAGGATAAGCTGGAGCCGGAACCAAAGAAATACGTAATAGGGACGTTCCTTCTCGGGGCAACGCTCTCGGTTGGCGTGGCTTTTGTAGTGGAGGCACTGCTAACGCCCAGATGGGGTATCGGGGGTTACCTACTGCCCGCCGGAGCATTCTACCTGGCCCTGGTCGCGGGGGTCGTTGAGGAGCCCTCCAAGGCCCTGGCAATACTCTTCCCCTTCAGGGCAGGCCAGATGGATGGCATAATGGATGGCGTTGTCTACGGCGTTGCGGCTGGCCTCGGCTTTGCGGCGACCGAGAACTTCCTCTACGGGCTCGGTTACGGGCTTCAGGTCACGGTATTCAGGGCGCTCTTAACGCCCTTTGCCCACGGAACCTGGAGCGCGATAGTTGGCGTCGGCTACGGGCTGGTGGCGGAGGGAAAGGGGGATTCCGTCGGGGGATTTCTCCTGACTGCTATGGTTCTCCATTTCCTCTGGGACTATTTCGCTTTCCTGAGCATTGCCGTTCCGGCGTACGACATCATACTGATCCTCCTGCTCTTCGTTAACGTCGCCCTTCTGAGGTATCTCCTGATCATGGGGCGTGCCGAGGATGAGCAGAAGGCCTGGTATTACCTTTTGAGGAGAATGTGGGGGTGA
- a CDS encoding DUF1667 domain-containing protein → MTTYRFTCIVCPLGCAIEVDLKEGKVLGVRGHTCPRGKEWAIQEVMNPKRVVMSVLPVEGGALPTVSVKTAEPVPKERIPELMKFLAGIKLKAPVKIGDVVAEWEGIKIVATRGA, encoded by the coding sequence ATGACCACCTACCGCTTCACCTGCATCGTCTGTCCCCTGGGCTGTGCCATCGAAGTTGATCTTAAGGAAGGAAAAGTCCTCGGGGTCAGGGGACACACCTGCCCGCGCGGTAAGGAGTGGGCCATCCAGGAGGTCATGAATCCAAAAAGGGTCGTCATGAGCGTCCTTCCCGTTGAAGGGGGCGCCCTTCCAACGGTGAGCGTCAAAACGGCAGAGCCTGTCCCGAAGGAGAGGATACCCGAGCTGATGAAGTTCCTCGCCGGGATAAAGCTAAAGGCGCCGGTGAAAATTGGGGACGTTGTGGCGGAGTGGGAGGGGATAAAAATAGTGGCCACGCGGGGCGCCTAG